From the genome of Variovorax sp. RA8, one region includes:
- a CDS encoding ABC transporter ATP-binding protein, whose amino-acid sequence MSLLQVRNLVVEFPHRRGTLRALDDISFEIAPGEILGVVGESGAGKSLTGAAIIGLLEPPGRVAAGQIVLEGQRIDNLRHEAMRHIRGRKIGAIFQDPLTSLNPLYTIGRQLTETIRTHLPVTEEEARRRAIGLLQDTGIPGAAQRIDHYPHQFSGGMRQRVVIALALAAEPKLIVADEPTTALDVSIQAQIITLLKRICKERGAAVMLITHDMGVIAETCDRVAVMYAGRIAEIGPVQEVIHQPAHPYTSGLMAAIPDMTMDRERLNQIDGAMPRLNAIPRGCAYNPRCPRVFDRCLVERPDLLNAGATRAACWLHDARSMSIDGIAR is encoded by the coding sequence ATGAGTCTTCTGCAAGTCCGCAACCTCGTCGTCGAATTCCCGCACCGCCGCGGCACGCTGCGCGCGCTGGACGACATCAGCTTCGAGATCGCGCCGGGCGAGATCCTGGGCGTGGTGGGCGAGTCGGGCGCAGGCAAGTCCCTGACCGGCGCGGCCATCATCGGCCTGCTGGAGCCGCCCGGACGCGTGGCTGCGGGCCAGATCGTGCTGGAAGGTCAGCGCATCGACAACCTGCGCCACGAGGCCATGCGCCATATCCGCGGGCGCAAGATCGGCGCCATCTTCCAGGACCCGCTGACCTCGCTGAACCCGCTCTACACCATCGGGCGGCAGTTGACCGAAACCATCCGAACGCATTTGCCCGTGACCGAGGAGGAGGCGCGCCGGCGCGCCATCGGGCTCCTGCAGGACACCGGCATCCCCGGCGCTGCGCAGCGCATCGACCACTACCCGCACCAGTTCTCCGGCGGCATGCGCCAGCGCGTCGTCATCGCCTTGGCCCTGGCTGCCGAGCCCAAGCTGATCGTCGCGGACGAGCCGACCACCGCGCTGGACGTCTCGATCCAGGCGCAGATCATCACGCTGCTCAAGCGCATCTGCAAGGAGCGCGGCGCGGCGGTGATGCTGATCACCCACGACATGGGCGTGATCGCCGAGACCTGCGACCGTGTGGCCGTGATGTACGCCGGCCGCATCGCCGAGATCGGTCCGGTGCAGGAGGTGATCCACCAACCCGCGCATCCCTACACCTCGGGCCTGATGGCCGCCATCCCCGACATGACGATGGACCGCGAACGCCTCAACCAGATCGACGGCGCCATGCCGCGCCTGAACGCCATCCCGCGCGGCTGCGCCTACAACCCGCGCTGCCCGCGCGTCTTCGACCGCTGCCTGGTCGAGCGGCCCGATCTGCTCAACGCCGGCGCGACACGGGCCGCCTGCTGGCTGCATGACGCGCGCAGCATGTCGATCGACGGGATCGCACGATGA
- a CDS encoding ABC transporter ATP-binding protein: MSAPLVVAQDLAKVFDVSPPWLNRVLERKPRLLLHAVDGVSFSIERGKTLALVGESGCGKSTVARLLVGLYEPTRGGMHFDGQDAHAAFKSAEGRKLRRRIQMIFQDPYASLNPRWLVEDIVGEPLREHEILKEGPALKARVGELLQSVGLSPLDMVKYPHQFSGGQRQRISIARALATQPEFLVCDEPTSALDVSVQAQVLNIMKDLQRERGLTYLFISHNLAVVRHVADQVGVMYLGRLVEVADKARLFAAPQHPYTRMLLEAIPKMKHAGEARTPVQGEVPNPLNPPTGCTFHPRCPHANARCKAERPPLQMLRGVQVACHAVEEGRI; encoded by the coding sequence ATGAGTGCACCACTGGTGGTCGCCCAGGACCTCGCCAAGGTCTTCGACGTCTCCCCGCCTTGGCTCAACCGCGTGCTCGAGCGCAAGCCGCGCCTTCTGCTGCACGCGGTGGATGGCGTGAGCTTCTCCATCGAGCGCGGCAAGACCCTGGCCCTGGTCGGCGAATCCGGCTGCGGCAAGAGCACCGTCGCGCGCCTGCTCGTGGGCCTGTACGAGCCCACCCGGGGTGGCATGCACTTCGACGGTCAGGACGCCCATGCCGCGTTCAAGAGCGCCGAGGGCCGCAAGCTGCGCCGGCGCATCCAGATGATCTTCCAGGACCCGTACGCCAGCCTCAACCCTCGCTGGCTGGTGGAGGACATCGTGGGCGAACCCTTGCGCGAGCACGAGATCCTGAAGGAAGGTCCCGCGCTCAAGGCACGGGTGGGCGAGCTGCTGCAGTCCGTGGGCCTGAGTCCGCTGGACATGGTCAAGTACCCCCACCAGTTCTCCGGCGGCCAGCGGCAGCGCATCTCGATCGCGCGTGCCCTGGCCACCCAGCCCGAGTTCCTGGTCTGCGACGAGCCCACCTCCGCGCTGGACGTCAGCGTGCAGGCGCAGGTGCTCAACATCATGAAGGACCTGCAGCGCGAGCGCGGCCTGACCTATCTGTTCATCTCCCACAACCTCGCAGTGGTGCGTCATGTCGCCGACCAGGTCGGCGTGATGTACCTGGGGCGACTGGTGGAAGTGGCCGACAAGGCGAGGCTCTTCGCGGCGCCGCAGCACCCCTACACCCGCATGCTGCTGGAGGCCATCCCGAAGATGAAGCACGCCGGCGAGGCGCGCACGCCGGTGCAGGGCGAGGTCCCCAACCCGCTCAACCCACCCACCGGCTGCACCTTCCACCCGCGCTGCCCCCACGCCAACGCTCGCTGCAAGGCCGAGCGGCCGCCGCTGCAGATGCTGCGCGGCGTGCAGGTGGCTTGCCACGCCGTGGAGGAAGGGCGGATCTGA
- the zwf gene encoding glucose-6-phosphate dehydrogenase, with the protein MSFDLVLFGGTGDLTWRKLMPALFQAFRHGSLPEGGRIIGVARDELSDDGYRELIQSRFEAVEGAKRPTPEEFKKFAALLYYQRMDLSRTQDYAKLADLLAQRDASTVVMYLATAPALFTQVVEQIAAAGLNGPKTRVVLEKPLGHDLASNRAINKAVCKVLAEHQVFRIDHYLGKPSVQNLFAMRFGNALFEPIWRREHIANIEITIAEDLGVEKRGAFYDQTGALRDMVQNHALQLVCAIGMEPPINAHADAIRDEKLKVLRALKPWTAEAIGLHAIRGQYTAGTAYGERVQGYRDEPGVDTESRTETFVALRTEIANWRWAGVPLYIRTGKRLASRDAHIAVNFKPTPHAIFRAPTNAFNKLVINLQPKDGLELHMLAQAQDGRQRSNNGHRYAGPQLAPVQLDLDFDKRFGSERVGAYERLLLDVIDGRLNLFVRSDEQEEAWRWVEPLIDSWASDGPPRPYAAGTWGPSASSAMIARDGFAWSEEL; encoded by the coding sequence ATGAGTTTTGACCTCGTCCTTTTCGGCGGTACCGGCGACCTCACCTGGCGCAAGCTGATGCCAGCTTTGTTCCAGGCCTTTCGTCACGGCAGCCTGCCCGAGGGCGGCCGCATCATCGGGGTCGCGCGCGACGAGCTGTCCGACGACGGCTATCGCGAGCTGATCCAGTCGCGCTTCGAGGCGGTCGAAGGCGCCAAGCGGCCAACTCCCGAGGAGTTCAAGAAGTTCGCCGCCCTGCTCTACTACCAGCGCATGGATCTCTCCAGGACGCAGGACTACGCGAAGCTCGCAGATCTGCTCGCGCAGCGCGACGCAAGCACGGTCGTGATGTACCTCGCCACCGCCCCCGCCCTCTTTACCCAGGTGGTCGAACAGATCGCCGCAGCCGGGCTCAACGGCCCTAAGACCCGCGTGGTGCTGGAGAAGCCGCTGGGGCACGACTTGGCCTCCAACCGCGCCATCAACAAGGCGGTGTGCAAGGTGCTGGCGGAGCACCAGGTGTTTCGCATCGACCACTACCTCGGCAAGCCCTCGGTGCAGAACCTGTTCGCGATGCGCTTCGGCAATGCGCTGTTCGAGCCCATCTGGCGCCGCGAGCACATCGCCAACATCGAGATCACTATCGCCGAGGACCTGGGCGTCGAGAAGCGCGGCGCCTTCTACGACCAGACCGGCGCGCTGCGCGACATGGTGCAGAACCACGCGCTGCAGCTGGTCTGCGCGATCGGCATGGAGCCGCCGATCAACGCGCACGCCGACGCCATACGCGACGAGAAGCTCAAGGTGCTGCGTGCGCTCAAGCCTTGGACGGCGGAAGCCATCGGGCTGCACGCGATCCGCGGGCAGTACACCGCCGGAACGGCCTACGGCGAGCGCGTGCAGGGCTACCGCGACGAGCCGGGCGTGGACACGGAGAGCCGCACCGAGACCTTCGTCGCGCTGCGCACCGAGATCGCCAATTGGCGCTGGGCCGGCGTGCCGCTCTACATCCGCACCGGCAAGCGGCTGGCCTCGCGCGATGCGCACATCGCAGTCAATTTCAAGCCGACGCCGCATGCGATCTTCCGGGCGCCCACCAACGCCTTCAACAAGCTGGTGATCAACCTGCAGCCCAAGGACGGCCTGGAACTGCACATGCTCGCCCAGGCGCAGGACGGCCGCCAGCGCAGCAACAACGGCCACCGCTATGCCGGGCCGCAGCTGGCGCCGGTGCAGCTGGACCTCGACTTCGACAAGCGCTTCGGCTCCGAGCGCGTGGGCGCCTACGAGCGCCTGCTGCTCGACGTGATCGACGGCCGGCTCAACCTCTTCGTGCGCAGCGACGAGCAGGAGGAAGCCTGGCGCTGGGTCGAGCCGCTGATCGACAGCTGGGCCTCGGACGGGCCGCCGCGGCCTTACGCAGCGGGGACGTGGGGCCCCAGCGCATCGAGCGCGATGATCGCGCGCGACGGGTTCGCCTGGAGCGAAGAGCTGTAG
- a CDS encoding HAD-IA family hydrolase yields MKNVVFDLGAVLLSWEPVSLVHAVLAPHTPTAQAAHALAREMFHHEDWLDFDRGTHSLEDAIGRMALRLSLPVERLSTTLAPMGERLEPIDVTIELLASLRARRDAGEALRLYYLSNMPAPYARVLEQRHDFFRWFDGGIFSGDVRMIKPQPEIYELLAARYGLMAPDTVFIDDSAANVAAARALGWEAIHCEAPSALPSQLAAYLPVRSILSTSKPSERA; encoded by the coding sequence ATGAAGAACGTTGTGTTCGATCTCGGCGCCGTGCTGCTGAGCTGGGAGCCGGTGTCGCTGGTGCACGCTGTCTTGGCGCCGCACACACCGACGGCGCAGGCTGCGCATGCGCTGGCGCGCGAGATGTTCCACCACGAAGACTGGCTGGACTTCGACCGCGGCACGCACAGCCTGGAAGACGCCATCGGGCGCATGGCGCTACGGCTGTCGCTTCCCGTGGAGCGGCTCAGCACGACGCTGGCGCCGATGGGCGAGCGCCTGGAGCCGATCGACGTCACCATCGAGCTGCTCGCATCGCTGCGCGCGCGCCGCGATGCCGGCGAGGCGCTGCGGCTCTACTATCTCTCCAACATGCCAGCGCCTTACGCGCGCGTGCTGGAGCAACGCCATGATTTCTTTCGGTGGTTCGACGGCGGCATCTTCTCGGGCGACGTCCGCATGATCAAACCGCAGCCCGAGATCTACGAGCTTCTCGCCGCGCGCTATGGCCTGATGGCGCCCGACACCGTGTTCATCGACGACTCGGCGGCCAACGTGGCGGCGGCACGTGCACTCGGCTGGGAGGCCATCCATTGCGAGGCGCCGAGCGCGCTGCCGTCGCAGCTGGCGGCCTACCTGCCGGTGCGCTCGATCTTGTCGACCTCGAAGCCCAGCGAGCGCGCGTAG
- a CDS encoding lipocalin family protein — MFSRHTQSAAPQRVAYDDRVHSASIGTLATAFCVGGVLTLLAFTTARASRNGRLAGPADGAPLMRAPLQVVAPVDLQRYVGLWHEQARLPNRFEKRCAGPATAEYTLLEDGKLQVLNRCMRPDGGFEESAGIARVAPVAGQPGAGRLEVSFAPDWMRWLPLAWGDYWILKLDRDYQVALVGTPDRKYLWVLSRAPRLEDEALEAELDYARSLGFEVDKIERTGR; from the coding sequence ATGTTCTCTCGCCACACTCAGTCCGCTGCGCCGCAGCGCGTCGCTTACGACGACCGTGTGCACAGCGCGTCCATCGGCACTCTTGCCACGGCCTTCTGCGTCGGTGGCGTGCTGACGCTATTGGCATTCACGACCGCCCGCGCCTCGCGAAACGGGCGCCTCGCCGGCCCGGCCGATGGCGCACCGTTGATGCGCGCGCCCTTGCAGGTGGTCGCCCCGGTGGACCTCCAGCGGTATGTGGGCCTGTGGCACGAGCAGGCGCGCCTGCCCAACCGCTTCGAGAAACGCTGTGCCGGCCCGGCCACGGCCGAATACACGCTGCTGGAGGACGGCAAGCTGCAGGTGCTCAACCGCTGCATGCGGCCGGACGGGGGTTTCGAGGAATCGGCCGGGATCGCCCGTGTTGCCCCGGTCGCCGGGCAGCCCGGCGCCGGACGGCTCGAGGTGAGCTTTGCACCCGACTGGATGCGCTGGCTTCCGCTGGCCTGGGGGGACTACTGGATCCTCAAGCTCGACAGGGACTACCAGGTGGCCCTGGTCGGCACGCCGGACCGCAAGTACTTGTGGGTGTTGTCGCGTGCACCGCGGCTGGAGGATGAAGCGCTGGAGGCCGAGCTCGACTACGCGCGCTCGCTGGGCTTCGAGGTCGACAAGATCGAGCGCACCGGCAGGTAG
- the tal gene encoding transaldolase — protein sequence MNQLDALRQWTTVVADTGDFRQLAQFKPQDATTNPSLILKAVQKAEYRPLLEEAVKKHGHLATDEVIDRLLVRFGTEILSLIPGRVSTEVDARLSFDTAATVARAERIVALYRAEDIDTGKRLLIKIAATWEGIEAARQLEQKGIHTNLTLLFSFAQAVACGAAGVQLISPFVGRIYDWHKKAAGSAWDEAARAGANDPGVRSVRQIFEYYKKHGIRTEVMGASFRNVGQIAALAGCDLLTISPELLAELAAIEAPLAHALDADAAQALDIPKLVLDEPAFRFALNEDAMATEKLAEGIRAFAADAVKLEKLMEEIA from the coding sequence ATGAACCAACTCGATGCCCTCCGCCAGTGGACCACCGTGGTGGCCGATACCGGCGATTTCCGCCAGCTGGCCCAGTTCAAGCCGCAGGATGCGACCACCAATCCTTCACTCATCCTCAAGGCGGTGCAGAAGGCCGAATACCGGCCCCTGCTCGAAGAGGCCGTGAAGAAGCACGGTCACCTTGCAACCGACGAGGTCATCGACCGCCTGCTGGTGCGCTTCGGAACCGAGATTCTCTCGCTCATTCCCGGCCGGGTTTCGACCGAGGTGGATGCCCGGCTGAGCTTCGACACCGCCGCCACCGTGGCGCGGGCCGAGCGCATCGTCGCGCTCTACCGTGCCGAGGACATCGACACCGGGAAGCGCTTGCTGATCAAGATCGCCGCCACCTGGGAAGGCATCGAGGCGGCGCGCCAGCTGGAGCAGAAGGGCATCCACACCAACCTCACACTGCTGTTCTCCTTCGCCCAGGCTGTGGCCTGTGGCGCGGCAGGCGTGCAGCTGATCTCGCCCTTCGTCGGGCGCATCTACGACTGGCACAAGAAGGCGGCCGGCAGCGCCTGGGACGAAGCGGCCCGGGCGGGCGCCAACGACCCCGGCGTCAGGTCGGTGCGCCAGATCTTCGAGTACTACAAGAAGCACGGCATCCGGACCGAGGTGATGGGCGCCAGCTTCCGCAACGTGGGCCAGATCGCGGCGCTCGCGGGCTGCGACCTGCTGACCATCAGCCCCGAACTGCTGGCCGAGCTCGCCGCCATCGAGGCGCCTCTGGCGCATGCGCTGGACGCGGATGCCGCGCAGGCGCTCGACATCCCGAAGCTGGTCCTGGACGAGCCGGCCTTCCGCTTCGCCCTCAATGAGGACGCGATGGCCACCGAGAAGCTGGCCGAGGGCATCCGCGCCTTCGCGGCCGACGCGGTGAAGCTGGAGAAGCTGATGGAGGAAATCGCATGA
- the pgi gene encoding glucose-6-phosphate isomerase, whose translation MTSTRTRCDRTSAWGRLQAHYGEAGRNFDLRQAFAADPQRFGAFSQPAPHLFADLSKNLIDAKTEALLLALAREAGLEAHRDAMFAGEHINATEDRAVLHTLLRAPASTAVPPALAGELAQVHATLDGMLAYAEQVRTDHTITDVVNIGIGGSDLGPQMAVRALDAYVAPGKRFHFVSNVDGHELAGVLRGLAPEHTLFLVASKTFTTAETMANAHSAKRWFEQSGNADIAHHFAALTTNVEAARAFGIETTFGFWDWVGGRYSLWSSIGLPIALAIGAEGFRRLLAGAHAMDEHFRSAPLAQNLPVRLGLIDVWYRNFHRFTSRSIAPYHSALQRLPAYLQQLEMESNGKQVDASGAALPFGTSPVLWGEPGTNGQHAYFQMLHQGTDAIPLEFIAVREPAHDLEGHHPKLLANALAQAQALMVGKQDAGGHRNFPGNRPSSFFVLDQLNPETLGAFLAMYEHRVFTSGALWGINSFDQWGVELGKVLAKDIEPRLASGDMAGLDASTAGLLARLR comes from the coding sequence ATGACCAGCACCCGGACGCGTTGCGACCGCACTTCGGCGTGGGGCCGCTTGCAGGCGCACTACGGCGAGGCCGGCCGCAATTTCGACCTGCGCCAGGCCTTTGCCGCCGATCCGCAGCGCTTCGGCGCCTTCAGCCAGCCGGCTCCGCACCTCTTCGCCGACCTGTCCAAGAACCTGATCGACGCGAAGACCGAAGCGCTGCTGCTGGCGCTGGCCCGCGAAGCCGGCCTCGAGGCACATCGCGATGCCATGTTCGCCGGCGAGCACATCAACGCAACCGAAGACCGCGCCGTGCTCCACACGCTGCTGCGCGCGCCGGCCTCGACGGCCGTGCCGCCCGCGCTGGCGGGCGAGCTGGCCCAGGTGCACGCCACGCTCGACGGGATGCTGGCCTATGCCGAGCAGGTGCGCACCGACCACACCATCACCGACGTGGTCAACATCGGCATCGGCGGCTCGGACCTCGGGCCCCAGATGGCCGTGCGCGCCCTCGATGCCTACGTGGCGCCGGGCAAGCGTTTCCACTTCGTCTCGAATGTCGACGGGCACGAGCTGGCGGGGGTTCTGCGCGGACTGGCGCCCGAGCACACGCTGTTCCTCGTGGCCTCCAAGACCTTCACCACGGCCGAGACGATGGCCAACGCCCACTCGGCCAAGCGCTGGTTCGAGCAGTCGGGCAATGCCGACATCGCCCACCACTTCGCCGCTCTCACCACCAACGTCGAGGCCGCGCGTGCCTTCGGCATCGAAACCACTTTTGGCTTCTGGGACTGGGTGGGCGGGCGCTATTCACTGTGGTCCTCCATCGGGCTGCCGATCGCTCTGGCCATCGGCGCCGAGGGCTTCCGCCGGCTGCTCGCGGGCGCGCACGCGATGGACGAGCATTTCCGCAGCGCCCCGCTGGCGCAGAACCTGCCGGTGCGCCTCGGGCTGATCGATGTCTGGTATCGCAATTTCCACCGCTTCACGAGCCGCAGCATCGCGCCCTACCACAGCGCGCTGCAGCGTCTGCCCGCCTACCTGCAGCAGCTCGAGATGGAAAGCAACGGCAAGCAGGTCGATGCGAGCGGCGCCGCGCTGCCCTTCGGCACCTCGCCGGTGCTGTGGGGCGAGCCCGGTACCAACGGGCAGCACGCCTATTTCCAGATGCTGCACCAGGGCACGGACGCGATCCCCCTGGAGTTCATCGCCGTGCGCGAGCCGGCGCATGACCTGGAAGGCCACCATCCCAAGCTGCTGGCCAATGCGCTCGCGCAAGCGCAGGCGCTCATGGTGGGCAAGCAGGACGCCGGCGGGCACCGCAATTTCCCCGGCAACCGGCCGAGCAGCTTCTTCGTCCTCGACCAGTTGAACCCCGAGACGCTGGGCGCCTTCCTCGCGATGTACGAGCACCGGGTGTTCACCAGCGGCGCGCTGTGGGGCATCAACAGCTTCGACCAGTGGGGAGTGGAGCTCGGCAAGGTGCTCGCCAAGGACATCGAGCCGCGCCTCGCCTCCGGCGACATGGCGGGGCTCGATGCTTCGACGGCCGGGCTGCTGGCCCGGTTGCGCTAG
- a CDS encoding phospholipase D-like domain-containing protein yields the protein MKLIAWTFVLTAAAAVIALNFTGGEKKLEEQVRREYALHDEQYQRALGVLLGPAITDGNRFEALHNGDRIFPPMLAAIRGARHSITFETYIYWSGDIGKAFADALAERSRAGVKVHVLLDWVGSSKVDESFLTEMEAAGVQVRKFHKPSWYDLAKMNNRTHRKLLVVDGRIGFTGGVGIAPAWTGDAQDAEHWRDSHFKAEGPVVAQMQAVFMDNWVKATGDVLHGERYFPALAEVGRQRAQVFSSSPSGGSESMQLMYLLSIAAATRSIDLSSAYFVPDELTVRALVEAMQRGVRLRVITPGPIIDSQTVRAASRAGWGPLLEAGAEISEYQPTMFHCKVFLADGLLVSVGSTNFDNRSFRLNDEANLNIYDAAFAAEQTVQFEADLKRAKRVTLEAWRNRPWSEKAREHLAALLSSQL from the coding sequence ATGAAGCTGATTGCGTGGACCTTCGTGCTGACAGCCGCGGCTGCCGTGATTGCGCTCAACTTCACTGGCGGCGAGAAAAAGCTCGAGGAGCAGGTCCGGCGCGAATATGCGCTTCACGACGAGCAATACCAGCGCGCCCTCGGCGTCCTGCTGGGCCCTGCCATCACCGATGGCAACCGCTTCGAGGCGCTTCACAACGGTGACAGGATCTTTCCGCCGATGCTTGCGGCGATCCGAGGCGCCCGGCACAGCATTACCTTCGAGACCTATATCTATTGGTCCGGCGACATTGGAAAGGCCTTCGCCGACGCCCTGGCCGAACGCTCGCGTGCGGGCGTCAAGGTTCACGTGCTGCTCGACTGGGTCGGCAGCTCGAAGGTCGACGAGTCGTTCCTCACGGAAATGGAGGCCGCAGGCGTCCAGGTCCGCAAGTTTCACAAGCCGAGCTGGTACGACCTGGCGAAGATGAACAACAGGACGCACCGCAAGCTGCTGGTGGTCGATGGGCGCATTGGCTTCACCGGCGGAGTGGGCATCGCTCCGGCATGGACCGGCGACGCGCAGGATGCGGAGCACTGGCGCGATTCGCACTTCAAGGCCGAGGGTCCCGTGGTAGCGCAGATGCAAGCCGTATTCATGGACAACTGGGTCAAGGCGACCGGCGACGTGCTGCATGGCGAGCGTTACTTCCCGGCGCTGGCCGAGGTGGGCCGGCAGCGCGCCCAGGTGTTCAGCAGTTCGCCGTCGGGTGGCAGCGAGAGCATGCAGCTGATGTACCTGCTGTCGATCGCCGCGGCCACCAGGTCGATCGACTTGTCCAGCGCCTATTTCGTGCCCGACGAACTCACGGTGCGCGCGCTGGTCGAAGCCATGCAGCGCGGCGTGCGGCTACGCGTCATCACGCCCGGGCCCATCATCGATTCGCAGACCGTGCGCGCCGCCTCTCGCGCGGGCTGGGGCCCGCTGCTCGAGGCCGGCGCCGAAATCAGCGAGTACCAGCCCACCATGTTCCATTGCAAGGTCTTCCTCGCAGACGGGCTGCTGGTCTCCGTCGGTTCGACCAATTTCGACAACCGCTCCTTCCGCCTGAACGACGAGGCCAACCTGAACATCTACGACGCGGCGTTCGCCGCCGAGCAGACAGTTCAGTTCGAAGCGGACCTGAAGCGAGCCAAACGCGTCACGCTCGAAGCCTGGCGCAATCGACCTTGGTCCGAGAAGGCGCGGGAACACTTGGCGGCATTGCTGAGCTCGCAGCTGTAG
- a CDS encoding DUF805 domain-containing protein, with protein sequence MNFQEAVKTCFSKYVDFSGRASRAEYWWFVLAYVIVAIVAGFIHEVVYGLVILAFLLPLLAVGARRLHDIGKSGWWLLLGLIPLVGLVLLYFMVQPSQPESNEYGAPPLATAA encoded by the coding sequence ATGAATTTTCAAGAAGCCGTCAAGACCTGCTTCAGCAAATACGTGGATTTCAGCGGCCGGGCCTCGCGGGCCGAGTACTGGTGGTTCGTGCTGGCCTACGTGATCGTCGCGATCGTGGCCGGCTTCATCCACGAGGTCGTCTATGGCCTCGTCATCCTCGCCTTCCTCCTGCCGCTGCTGGCGGTCGGCGCGCGCCGCCTGCACGACATCGGCAAGAGCGGCTGGTGGCTGTTGCTGGGCCTGATCCCGCTGGTGGGTCTGGTCCTGCTGTACTTCATGGTCCAGCCGAGCCAGCCAGAGAGCAACGAATACGGCGCACCGCCGCTCGCGACTGCTGCCTGA
- the groL gene encoding chaperonin GroEL (60 kDa chaperone family; promotes refolding of misfolded polypeptides especially under stressful conditions; forms two stacked rings of heptamers to form a barrel-shaped 14mer; ends can be capped by GroES; misfolded proteins enter the barrel where they are refolded when GroES binds): MAAKDVVFGGEARARMVEGVNILANAVKVTLGPKGRNVVLERSFGAPTVTKDGVSVAKEIELKDKLQNMGAMLVKEVASKTSDNAGDGTTTATVLAQAIVREGFKYVAAGMNPMDLKRGIDKAVTALVEELKKASKATTTSKEIAQVGSISANSDETIGKIIADAMDKVGKEGVITVEDGKSLESELEVVEGMQFDRGYLSPYFINNPDKQSAILENPFVLLFDKKISNIRDLLPTLEQVAKAGRPLLIIAEEVEGEALATLVVNTIRGILKVVAVKAPGFGDRRKAMLEDIAILTGGKVIAEEVGLTLEKVTLADLGQAKRIEVGKENTIIIDGSGAGADIEARVKQIRVQIEEATSDYDREKLQERVAKLAGGVAVIKVGAATEVEMKEKKARVEDALHATRAAVEEGVVAGGGVALLRAKQAVGDKLKGDNADQDAGIRLVLKAIEAPLREIVFNAGGEASVVVNAVLAGKGNYGFNAQNDTYGDMLEMGILDPTKVTRTALQNAASVASLLLTTEAMIADAPKDDAPAGGGMPDMGGMGGMGGMGM, from the coding sequence ATGGCAGCAAAAGACGTAGTCTTCGGCGGCGAAGCCCGCGCACGCATGGTCGAAGGCGTGAACATCCTGGCCAACGCGGTCAAGGTGACCCTGGGCCCCAAGGGCCGCAACGTGGTGCTCGAGCGCTCCTTCGGCGCCCCCACCGTGACCAAGGACGGCGTGTCGGTCGCCAAGGAAATCGAGCTCAAGGACAAACTCCAGAACATGGGCGCGATGCTCGTGAAGGAAGTGGCCTCCAAGACCTCGGACAACGCCGGTGACGGCACCACCACGGCAACCGTGCTGGCCCAGGCCATCGTGCGCGAAGGCTTCAAGTACGTGGCCGCCGGCATGAACCCGATGGACCTGAAGCGCGGCATCGACAAGGCGGTCACCGCCCTGGTCGAAGAGCTGAAGAAGGCTTCGAAGGCCACCACCACCTCGAAGGAAATCGCCCAGGTCGGCTCGATCTCGGCCAACAGCGACGAGACCATCGGCAAGATCATCGCGGACGCGATGGACAAGGTCGGCAAGGAAGGCGTGATCACCGTCGAGGACGGCAAGTCGCTGGAGAGCGAGCTGGAAGTCGTCGAAGGCATGCAGTTCGACCGCGGCTACCTGTCGCCCTACTTCATCAACAACCCGGACAAGCAAAGCGCGATCCTCGAGAACCCGTTCGTGCTGCTGTTCGACAAGAAGATCAGCAACATCCGCGACCTGCTGCCGACGCTGGAGCAAGTCGCCAAGGCTGGCCGTCCGCTGCTGATCATCGCCGAGGAAGTCGAAGGCGAAGCCCTCGCGACCCTGGTGGTCAACACCATCCGCGGCATCCTGAAGGTCGTGGCCGTCAAGGCGCCTGGCTTCGGCGACCGCCGCAAGGCCATGCTGGAAGACATCGCCATCCTGACGGGCGGCAAGGTCATCGCCGAAGAAGTGGGCCTGACGCTCGAGAAGGTGACGTTGGCCGACCTCGGCCAGGCCAAGCGCATCGAAGTGGGCAAGGAAAACACCATCATCATCGACGGCTCTGGCGCCGGTGCCGACATCGAAGCCCGCGTGAAGCAGATCCGCGTGCAGATCGAGGAAGCCACCAGCGACTACGACCGCGAGAAGCTGCAGGAGCGCGTGGCCAAGCTGGCCGGCGGCGTGGCGGTGATCAAGGTTGGCGCTGCCACCGAAGTCGAGATGAAGGAAAAGAAGGCCCGCGTCGAAGACGCCCTGCACGCCACCCGCGCTGCAGTGGAAGAAGGCGTGGTGGCCGGCGGCGGCGTGGCGCTGCTGCGCGCCAAGCAAGCCGTGGGCGACAAGCTCAAGGGCGACAACGCTGATCAAGACGCCGGCATCCGTCTGGTGCTCAAGGCCATCGAAGCGCCGCTGCGCGAGATCGTGTTCAACGCCGGTGGTGAAGCCAGCGTGGTGGTGAACGCGGTGCTGGCCGGCAAGGGCAACTACGGCTTCAATGCGCAGAACGACACCTACGGCGACATGCTCGAGATGGGCATCCTGGACCCGACCAAGGTGACACGCACCGCGCTGCAGAACGCCGCCTCGGTGGCCTCGCTGCTGCTGACGACCGAAGCCATGATCGCCGACGCGCCGAAGGACGACGCACCTGCCGGCGGCGGCATGCCCGACATGGGCGGCATGGGTGGCATGGGCGGCATGGGCATGTAA